In Nymphaea colorata isolate Beijing-Zhang1983 chromosome 13, ASM883128v2, whole genome shotgun sequence, one DNA window encodes the following:
- the LOC116266882 gene encoding 26S proteasome regulatory subunit RPN13, translating to MDSSGTDGFASVQEVLLEFRAGKMFLEGKRVIPDTRKGLVRLIKGEEGLVHFQWLDRAQNVVEDDQIVFPDEAVFEKVEQSSGRVYILKFNTDDRKFFFWMQEPKSDGDIRICTLVNYHINRPLDDEAEASAPFQTSEVPQDIGNEVTSRDGNLDTTNMTAETAGEVSSSGPVQLSDLQRILSSIEPAGPQDAGLGLGDILKPDLLRPMINSLSLEQRLSAYLPEGQWTPDELIELLQSPPFRQQVESFTYVLRTGQVDLQQFGIDPSKYKFTVLSFLEALEDSVAKNLDPENGMQESSSVAASESNMDANMDCQSQRHGGEDKMDESQ from the exons ATGGACTCGTCAGGAACAGATGGTTTTGCATCAGTACAG GAGGTACTGTTGGAGTTCCGTGCTGGTAAGATGTTCTTAGAGGGAAAGCGAGTGATTCCAGATACACGTAAGGGGCTTGTTCGTTTAATTAAG GGAGAAGAAGGATTAGTCCATTTTCAATGGCTTGATCGGGCtcaaaatgtggtggaagat GATCAAATCGTGTTTCCTGACGAAGCTGTTTTTGAAAAG GTGGAGCAATCATCTGGAAGGGTTTATATTTTGAAGTTCAATACTGATGATAGGAAATTCTTCTTCTGGATGCAG GAGCCCAAGTCTGATGGTGATATTCGTATATGTACATTGGTGAACTACCATATTAATCGACCTTTAG ATGATGAGGCTGAAGCTTCAGCTCCTTTTCAAACTTCAGAAGTACCACAAGATATTGGGAATGAGGTAACATCAAG AGATGGAAACCTAGACACTACAAATATGACTGCAGAAACAGCTGGGGAGGTATCGTCATCTGGACCTGTACAATTGTCAGATCTGCAGAGAATATTAAGTAGCATTGAGCCCGCAG GCCCTCAAGACGCTG GATTGGGCTTGGGAGACATATTGAAACCCGATTTACTTCGACCAATGATCAACTCTTTGTCACTGGAACAGCGGCTTTCTGCATACTTGCCTGAG GGCCAGTGGACTCCTGATGAATTGATTGAATTGCTCCAGAGTCCCCCATTTCGGCAACAAGTTGAATCATTTACTTAT GTGCTTCGAACAGGTCAAGTTGATTTGCAGCAATTTGGGATTGATCCAAGCAAAT ATAAATTCACCGTACTTTCGTTTCTTGAGGCACTCGAAGACTCGGTAGCAAAGAACCTGGATCCTGAGAATGGGATGCAGGAGTCTAGTTCAGTCGCTGCAAGCGAATCAAACATGGATGCAAATATGGACTGTCAATCCCAAAGACATGGTGGGGAGGATAAAATGGACGAGAGCCAGTAA
- the LOC116267118 gene encoding preprotein translocase subunit SECE1, translating to MECALGLGYLSLRSFPRRKTLSPPPASSLVCVSPQISLRRRNSDRCVLFPCTRTPARPLTRSSTGESPEGSSEEAEGISRQDEKPGEGERKEAEPPTVLDKKEGSATGETLAGVLEEIRMIEWPEFGKVLGTTGVVLSVIAGSSVVLLTVNAVFAELSDRVFAGKGVQDFFG from the coding sequence ATGGAGTGTGCCCTCGGTCTTGGTTACCTTTCCCTGCGGTCCTTTCCCCGCCGAAAAACCCTATCCCCTCCTCCCGCGAGCTCCCTCGTGTGCGTCTCCCCACAAATCTCCCTCCGCCGTCGAAACTCCGACCGGTGCGTCCTCTTTCCCTGCACGCGGACCCCAGCCCGCCCGCTCACGCGGTCCTCCACCGGGGAAAGCCCGGAGGGATCGTCGGAGGAGGCGGAGGGAATTTCACGTCAGGATGAAAAGCCAggggagggggagaggaagGAAGCCGAGCCACCGACGGTGCTGGACAAGAAGGAGGGCTCAGCGACCGGCGAGACGCTAGCCGGCGTCCTGGAGGAGATCCGCATGATCGAGTGGCCGGAGTTCGGGAAGGTCCTCGGCACGACGGGGGTTGTCCTGTCAGTCATCGCCGGGTCCTCCGTCGTTCTTCTCACCGTCAACGCCGTCTTCGCTGAGCTTTCCGATCGGGTTTTTGCCGGGAAGGGGGTCCAGGATTTCTTTGGATAG
- the LOC116267113 gene encoding molybdopterin synthase catalytic subunit, protein MYIQRRRRKGEGRAAWRVNMAAQNPSAEPEESGGEGGGEEDLTLVEILEDSVPIDIAKHMRFVRHHSCGAIATFAGTTRSTFAGKAVLRLIYEAYAPMAVKRLLSIASASRSRWPVRSVSIAHRLGTVAVGEESVFIAVSSVHRDASLAAVRFIIDEIKASVPIWKKEVFVDGEVWKENSEFFRFRETAGEGQIGSDDGKDKSVNSDKSRGCSCHTKVKVTEYS, encoded by the coding sequence atgtatatacagagaagaagaaggaaggggGAAGGGCGTGCTGCGTGGAGGGTGAACATGGCTGCACAGAACCCTAGCGCAGAACCAGAAGAaagtggaggagaaggaggcggAGAGGAAGACCTGACGCTAGTTGAGATCCTCGAGGACTCCGTCCCCATCGACATCGCGAAGCATATGAGGTTCGTGCGTCACCATAGCTGCGGTGCTATTGCCACCTTCGCCGGAACCACCCGTTCGACGTTCGCCGGCAAGGCCGTCCTCCGCCTCATCTACGAGGCCTACGCCCCGATGGCCGTCAAGCGTCTCCTGTCCATCGCCTCTGCCTCCCGGTCCCGCTGGCCCGTCCGATCTGTATCCATCGCCCACCGCCTCGGGACCGTCGCCGTCGGCGAGGAGAGCGTCTTCATCGCCGTCTCCTCCGTGCATCGCGACGCCTCCCTCGCAGCCGTCCGATTCATCATCGACGAGATTAAGGCGTCGGTTCCGATCTGGAAGAAGGAGGTCTTCGTGGATGGCGAGGTGTGGAAGGAGAACTCGGAGTTCTTCCGGTTCCGGGAAACGGCCGGCGAGGGGCAGATAGGGTCTGACGACGGAAAGGACAAGTCAGTAAATAGCGATAAGAGCCGGGGATGTAGCTGCCACACCAAGGTAAAAGTCACAGAGTACAGTTAA